ACTAGGACGAGACCCGAATCACTCGATAATTGACCACCTGTATGAGAAATAGTGATATTTGAATTGAATTTTACTTGGTTTTTGTGTAAGCTAGTCATTAGAAGAACTCCTTTCTTTTGGTTGGTTTAGTCACTTTAACCATAGCAGAAAGGGGTTCTTTTTTCATCACTTAACGGGTGAAGATGAAAAAGTAATTGTAAGCTGCCGTGAGGCAGTTTCACATGGTTTTAATTAAAAGTATGAATTATTCAGGACAACTATTATTGTTATAAACTAAAAAGCTGAAAAATATATTTTTTAGCTTTTTTATGGCATATTAATACACGATTTTTTGTTAAATATAGAAATATATTTGCTGTTTTTGGTTAAATAATTGTTGAAAGTAAGATTATAAAATTAAATACTTTCTAAAGATTAAAAAAATTTAAAAGGGAGGACAGAAAAGTGAATAAAAAGAAAAACATTTCTAAATTTGGATTTTTCGCAATGACAGCCTCGCTGTTTATTACAGTTTATGAATATCCAACTTTCGCTGATTCAGGTAAAACATTAATCTTTTTCTTATTGCTTTGTGGAATATTTTGGTTTTTACCTGTTGCATTGAGTTCGGCTGAACTTGCAACGATAGAAGGGTATCAAGACGGCGGAATTTTTAGTTGGGTTGGTGAACCGTTAGGAGAAAAATTTGGTTTTGCTGCTATCTTTTTTCAATGGTTTCAAATTACTGTTGGTTTTGTCACGATGATTTATTTCATTATTGGAACAGTATCAGATGTTTTGAATGTACCGGTTTTAAATACTAACGTAGGTGTGAAATTTATTCTTGTTATTTCAATATTCTGGTTATTAACTGCACTTCAATTTAAGGGAACAAAAATTACAGAACAAGTAGCAAAATATGGCTTTTCAATCGGTATTGTTATTCCAGTGTTGCTTATGTTGGTTTTAGCAATTAAATATATAGCATCAGGAAATCAAATTTCAAAGAATTTTACAGATACCCACTTTTTCCCCGATAAAAGTAATATTTCTGCGCTAGTTTCATTTGTACTCGCATATATGGGTGTAGAGGCATCAGCTCCTCATATTGCCGATTTGGAAAATCCTAAAAAAGATTATCCAAAAATTATGTTTGCCTTAGTCATTGTTGGAGTTGTCCTTAGTACGATTGGTGGTAGTGTTGTAGCTATGGTTTCACATGGAAATATTTCAGCCAATGCAGGAGTTGTAAATGCGTTAAAAGAAATAATTTCTCCAGGTAAAGAATCTCCGTTGGTCATTATTTTAGGTATACTGGTCTCATTTGGTGTTATGGCACAGGTGAGTTCTTGGATTGTTAGTCCAACAGAAGGTTTACAATTCGTTGCTTCAAAAGGTTTATTACCAAAAAAATATGAAGAAGTAAATAAGCATGGCGTTCCGGTTCCATTATTAATAGTTCAAGGAATCATTGTAACTGCTTGGGCGGCGATTTTAACTTTTGGTTCTGGTAGTTCAGGTGGAAATGTTTCATTCCAAACAGCAATTTCATTGACAGTAATCATTTATTTAAGTGCATATATATTATTTTTTATCGCTTATCTAGTTATTGTTTTCAAAAAGAAAGAGTTGAAAAGAGAGTATCAAATACCTGGTGGTTCAAAAGTGAAAATTTTTGTTGCTGGTTCAGGTCTATTACTTTCGATTGCCGCCATTATGACTGCATTTATGATACCAGATACAATGAGTAAGACAGAAGGTAAAACGTATATTACTACATTGATTTTTAGTTACATCGTGACTGTAGTTGCTCCATTTCTATTTTATCAATTTTATAGCAAGAATCATAGCTTGAAAGGGGCGGCACATCATGAAGATGACCAAACAAGAATGGATTAATTTATTTCGTAATAAGATCTTATTAATCTCAGTCATCGCAATTGCCTTTATTCCGATTTTGTACTCA
This Carnobacterium maltaromaticum DSM 20342 DNA region includes the following protein-coding sequences:
- a CDS encoding amino acid permease, which encodes MNKKKNISKFGFFAMTASLFITVYEYPTFADSGKTLIFFLLLCGIFWFLPVALSSAELATIEGYQDGGIFSWVGEPLGEKFGFAAIFFQWFQITVGFVTMIYFIIGTVSDVLNVPVLNTNVGVKFILVISIFWLLTALQFKGTKITEQVAKYGFSIGIVIPVLLMLVLAIKYIASGNQISKNFTDTHFFPDKSNISALVSFVLAYMGVEASAPHIADLENPKKDYPKIMFALVIVGVVLSTIGGSVVAMVSHGNISANAGVVNALKEIISPGKESPLVIILGILVSFGVMAQVSSWIVSPTEGLQFVASKGLLPKKYEEVNKHGVPVPLLIVQGIIVTAWAAILTFGSGSSGGNVSFQTAISLTVIIYLSAYILFFIAYLVIVFKKKELKREYQIPGGSKVKIFVAGSGLLLSIAAIMTAFMIPDTMSKTEGKTYITTLIFSYIVTVVAPFLFYQFYSKNHSLKGAAHHEDDQTRMD